ATGCTCGGTGCGACGTCCGCGAACGCCTCCAAGGCGGCGGGCGGTGGCCTGGGCGTCGACGTCCTCACGACCAAGGTCTCCGGCGATCTGGATGGAGCGGATATCTATTCGGCCATCGCGGCGCTCGCGGCCGCCTGCAACGCCAACCCCGTCATTTTCCTGAAGTACCCGGGAAACTACAATTTCAAGGGGCTCGGCATCACCATGGAGTCGCACTCCCTCTCGCACCGCCTCGACAATGCAGGTATGACGGGCAGCTGCCTGCCCAACGCGCTCGAGTGGCTCGTCAAGGTGGACACGTATTACGCGCAGAAGTTCGCGAAGCTCGTCGGAATGCTCGACAGCATCCCCCAGGGGAATGGGCAGACGGTCCTCGACACCAGCGTCGCCATCTGGTTCAACGAGATGTCGGACGGTAACGCGCACAACCTCAACAACGCTCCGATCATTCAGGCCGGCAGCGGCGGCGGGTACTTCAAGCAGGGTCAGATCATCAACGTCGACCCCGGGTCGACCCCGACGCAGGGCAACAGCCTGTCGCAGTGCGCCAACGGCTCCGGCCAGGTCAACGGTATCAATCAAGGCACCGGGACCGATCCGAAGGTCGGTAACGCGCCGATCAACAAGTACTTCTGCAACATCATGAACGCCATGGGTGTGAAGGCGGGTGCGGATGGCTTCCCTGCGAAGGGTGGCTCCGCGGAGGTGACCAAGTTCGGCTATTCCGACAAGACGGAAGAGTTCATCGGCGGCAAGGGCGCGGTCGCCGGCGCCTCGATCAAGAATCCGGGCGGGTTCACGGAGCTCAAGGCCTGAGCGCTCTCGGGGCCAGGTCCTGAACACCCCGACGAGTTCGGGTCCAAAGACCCCTTCTTCCCGAAGGGGTCTTTGTGTTTGTGCGCCGTCGGTGACCGCGGGTATCGAGAATCCGCCGCTCGCTGTGGTGTGTCTCACTTTGCGACTTTGTGCTGCTCGACGATGGCGGACAGCGATAAGCTGGACATCTCTTCTCATGTTCCTGATGGCGAAGCGTCTCCTCATCCCGGCTGCGGTGCTCCTCCCGCTGGCCTGCTCGAGCGAGGCGAGCGAAGGTGCCGGGGTGGGCGAGGACACTGGTGACGACGCGCTCGTCGTCCCGGAAGACCTCACGATCATGGCGCTCCCCGGCGGAAACGGCGTGCTCAACGTGATCGCGCTAACTCTTCGCAGAGGGCCGACCAACACCGAGCTCTACGCCGCCTTGAGGAACGACGGGGATACCCCGGCCTGCAGCGCTGCCCTCTCCGTCGAGCTCTACAACAAGGCCCAGCAGTCCGTGGCATCCGGGATCAACGGGCTGCTGACTCAGCATTTCTATCGAGTCACGGACGGCTCGGACGCGATCGCCGCGTGCGTGGGTCCAGGTGACGTGACCATGACCGCGGTGACGGATCTGCCCTCGGACATCGTGATCGAAGACGTGGGATACGTCGTCTACCGGTGCCCTTACTTTGCCCTCGACGTCGTTCCCATCGATGGCCTCACCATCAGCGACGTGAAGGCCGTGACGGGTGGCTCCGGCACGGCGTACACGGGCACGCTCTTCAACGGACTCGACGTCGCGGTGAACGATCCCTCCGCCACGGTCTTCTCGGTCAATCGCGTCGGGCGTCCGCTCGGCGTGGCGATCGCCAGCGGCGCAGTCCAGGTGCCGCCGGGCGGCAGCTGGGCCTTCGAGACGAACACCGTGGAAACGCCCGGAGCTGATCAAGCCGCATATCCGGCAGGCGCGATGGCAAAGCAGTAGACCATCCCATGAGCCGCTCGGCTAACCCTGACACGAGGCGTTTCCGAAAAGCAGCCGGCGCCTGCGCGCGTGCAACCCAGGGCACGCGTGTGCGGAGACGCGTCACGCGCGGTGAAGGAAGCTGCCGTCGAAGGCAGCTTCCTTCACGCTGCGCCTGGAGGGCGCCGCAACCCGTCGGCGGCTACTCGCCAAGCACTGCTACTCCTGAGCGCCGTCGGCGATCCATTGCGTGAGCGCCTGGATGTAGTCCGGGGGTATGCACTTGGAATCCCCATCGTTGACGCATTCAAGGGGCATTCGCGGAGTTGCGCCGCACGGCCCCTTCAGGATCTTGATGAGCCCGCTCTCTTCCGGATTACCGGGATTGATGAGATCGCCGCAATTCTTGGTTGTGTGAGAGCTCACCCTCGTGTGAAGCTCTCCGTCGATCATCAAGTTCAGGGGGTTCATGTCGTCGTTATGGCAACCCGCCCCGAAACAGGCGTTTTGTATGACGAACTGCAGCGTCTCGAACGTCGGTTCGATCTCGCTGCCGCTGCCGGTCGAGCCGCCGTCGCCACCGGTGCTCGCGCTGGTCGAGCCAGCCCCGCCCGAACCGCCGGACCCGACCGCGCTCGAGGTAGACACACTGGCGCTCGTGCTGCTGGCATCCGTGCCGCCAGCGCCTCCAGCGCCGGTATCGTCAGGGTCGTCGGAGCAGCCTGGAAGCGGTGACAGGACGGCGACGAATGCTACCGCGATGAAGCTTGAGATTCGAACTTTCATGGTTCACGACGAGGATGGTGAGAGAGAAGGTTTAGCTCTCGTTCCCGTTGGATCGAAGCAAAAGGCTTCGAGCTTCGGAAGGCAGAGGCGACGTGCGATCTCTGACCGCGTCGCCCGTGGGCAAGAGCTGCGCGAGGCGAGAAACGTCCTCTTGTACGGATAGAATGAGCAAACGCGAGCCGAAAATCAAGCGGTTCGTGGGGGCCATGCTCGTGTACAGCCCTGCTGTACGCGTCGATTGACATTCGTGCCTTGTGCCCTCCAGCCGGTCTCACGTGTCCAAGAGCGCCTCTCAAGACCACGCGTGACCAGGTTACCAGATAGCCGGGGTCGTGCGCATCGCGTCGTTGCTCCTCGTCGCACCATCTCAGCAGGGCTCGTCGCCGCGCCTCGCGCTGCGCCCGCGCTCGGCTGCTTGGCTGGGTCCGGCACGAGCCGCGTCGGGGGGCAGGAGATCCAGACGCGAACCGGATGTCAAGCGCCTCGGAGTGGCCGTTTCATCGTACAGCCATGCTGGACGCGCTGGTTGAACTACAAACCGCCTTGCGCCCAGCGCCCGGGCGCAGCCATCCTTCGCAGCGACGACTCGCACTCCTCCGACAAGGAGCTCCCCGTGACCGCCGCTTCGCTCTTCGAATTGGCAGTGCAGTTTCATCGAGCCGGGCAAGTCGATCGAGCAGAGCTCCTCTATCGCGGCGTGCTCGAGCAAGCGCCCGGGCATGGCGATGCGCTGTTTCTCCTCAGCGTGCTCGCCGCCCAAGCCGGTCGGCTCGCGGAGGCTGGCGGGCTCCTCGAGCGAGCCGTCCGCGTCGCCCCGAACAACGCCCTCTACCTGTCGCATCTCGGCGACGTATATCGCTGTCTCGGCCGGAGACCCCAGGCGGTCGCCGTGCTGCTCATGGCCGTCGCTCGAAAGCCCGACTTCGCCGAGGCGGTGTTCAACCTCGCTCTCACGTTCGAGGAGCAAGGCGACCTGGATGCGGCGGCGGTGTGCTACGAGCGCGCCCGCGATCTCGAACCCGGCTTATTGCAGGCGGGTGAGCGCCTCGCGAGCCTGAAGGGCAAACGGGACG
The nucleotide sequence above comes from Sorangium aterium. Encoded proteins:
- a CDS encoding DUF1552 domain-containing protein; the protein is MSKQLNRRIFLRGLGGAALAAPFLSSVWERDAKAQSASGGKAFIVMFTHYGCVTNKWFPTKTQGELTAADLESTSLAALAPYAKKLLMPRGIRSMNEWTSNMKRGQGNDSHTQIVGSFFTCQPVTPNSNDPFSFNQATKFNAKPVGPSLDHVMAQQLSLQGTPLLMATAGQNDNSQSAISYSAAETIYRGLNASQAFSSLTGLFQAGQPMNPDTYATLRGKSILDLVKDDLQTLERFDMSQADKRKLAAWKELLNQTGTVVASAQCSEELGVMLGATSANASKAAGGGLGVDVLTTKVSGDLDGADIYSAIAALAAACNANPVIFLKYPGNYNFKGLGITMESHSLSHRLDNAGMTGSCLPNALEWLVKVDTYYAQKFAKLVGMLDSIPQGNGQTVLDTSVAIWFNEMSDGNAHNLNNAPIIQAGSGGGYFKQGQIINVDPGSTPTQGNSLSQCANGSGQVNGINQGTGTDPKVGNAPINKYFCNIMNAMGVKAGADGFPAKGGSAEVTKFGYSDKTEEFIGGKGAVAGASIKNPGGFTELKA